One window of the Osmerus mordax isolate fOsmMor3 chromosome 2, fOsmMor3.pri, whole genome shotgun sequence genome contains the following:
- the sf3b1 gene encoding splicing factor 3B subunit 1 isoform X2 codes for MQVRSYMDVMREQHLTKEEKEIRQQMAEKAKTGDLKPVNGSAASQAAAAAKRKRRWDQTADQNQTPTNTTPKKISSWDQADASVEGQTPGHTPAHTPSNSRWDETPGRNKGSETPGATPSTRMWDPTPSHTPAGAATPGRGDTPGHATPGHGGATGSVRKNRWDETPKTERETPGHGSGWAETPRTDRGEESVGETPTPGASKRKSRWDETPASQMGSSTPLLTPGKTPIGTPAMNMATPTPGHLMSMTPEQLQAWRWEREIDERNRPLTDDELDAMFPEGYKVLPPPAGYVPIRTPARKLSATPTPIGGMTGFHMQQEDRSMKQINDQPSGNLPFLKPDDIQYFDKLLVEVDESTLSPEEQKERKIMKLLLKIKNGTPPMRKAALRQITDKAREFGAGPLFNQILPLLMSPTLEDQERHLLVKVIDRILYKLDDLVRPYVHKILVVIEPLLIDEDYYARVEGREIISNLAKAAGLATMISTMRPDIDNMDEYVRNTTARAFAVVASALGIPSLLPFLKAVCKSKKSWQARHTGIKIVQQIAILMGCAILPHLRSLVEIIEHGLVDEQQKVRTISALAIAALAEAATPYGIESFDSVLKPLWKGIRQHRGKGLAAFLKAIGYLIPLMDAEYANYYTREVMLILIREFQSPDEEMKKIVLKVVKQCCGTDGVEANYIKTEILPPFFKHFWQHRMALDRRNYRQLVDTTVELANKVGAAEIISRIVDDLKDEAEQYRKMVMETIEKIMGNLGAADIDHKLEEQLIDGILYAFQEQTTEDSVMLNGFGTVVNALGKRVKPYLPQICGTVLWRLNNKSAKVRQQAADLISRTAVVMKTCQEEKLMGHLGVVLYEYLGEEYPEVLGSILGALKAIVNVIGMHKMTPPIKDLLPRLTPILKNRHEKVQENCIDLVGRIADRGAEYVSAREWMRICFELLELLKAHKKAIRRATVNTFGYIAKAIGPHDVLATLLNNLKVQERQNRVCTTVAIAIVAETCSPFTVLPALMNEYRVPELNVQNGVLKSLSFLFEYIGEMGKDYIYAVTPLLEDALMDRDLVHRQTASAVVQHMSLGVYGFGCEDSLNHLLNYVWPNVFETSPHVIQAVMGALEGLRVAIGPCRMLQYCLQGLFHPARKVRDVYWKIYNSIYIGSQDALIAHYPHVHNDEKNGYIRSELEYVL; via the exons ATGCAGGTCAGGTCCTACATGGACGTCATGAGAGAACAGCACCTGACCAAAGAGGAG AAAGAGATCCGGCAGCAGATGGCAGAGAAGGCAAAAACGGGGGACCTGAAGCCCGTGAACGGTTCTGCTGCCTCCCAGGCCGCCGCGGCAGCCAAGCGCAAGCGCCGATGGGACCAGACGGCCGACCAAAACCAGACTCCGACCAACACCACGCCCAAGAAGATATCCAGCTGGGACCAGGCAGACGCTTCCGTGGAG GGCCAGACTCCAGgacacacccctgcacacacaccctccaacagCAGGTGGGATGAGACCCCAGGCAGGAACAAAGGCAGCGAGACCCCCGGGGCGACGCCCAGCACTCGCATGTGGgaccccacccccagccacaCCCCGGCTGGAGCTGCCACCCCGGGGAGAGGGGACACCCCGGGACACGCAACCCCCGGCCACGGGGGCGCCACAGGGAGTGTCCGCAAGAACCGCTGGGACGAGACCCCAAAGACGGAGAGGGAAACTCCCGGCCATGGCAGCGGGTGGGCGGAGACGCCACGAACAGACAGGGGCGAAGAGTCTGTGGGAGAGACCCCCACTCCTGGGGCGAGCAAGCGGAAGTCTCGTTGGGACGAGACCCCTGCCAGTCAGATgggctcctccacccccctgctcaCACCTGGCAAGACCCCCATAGGAACGCCAGCCATGAACATGGCCACCCCCACACCAG GTCATCTGATGAGCATGACCCCGGAGCAGCTGCAGGCCTGGCGTTGGGAGAGGGAGATTGACGAGAGGAACCGTCCCCTCACAGATGATGAGCTGGACGCCATGTTTCCCGAGGGCTACAAG GTGTTGCCTCCCCCCGCAGGCTATGTGCCCATCCGCACCCCTGCTCGTAAGCTGTCGGCAACTCCGACTCCTATCGGAGGCATGACGGGCTTCCACATGCAGCAGGAGGACCGCTCCATGAAGCAGATTAATGACCAGCCTTCTGGAAACCTCCCCTTCCTCAAGCCTGATGACATCCAATACTTTGATAAACTGCTG GTGGAAGTGGACGAGTCCACTCTAAGTCCTGAGGAGCAGAAGGAACGCAAGATCATGAAGCTTCTGCTGAAAATCAAGAACGGAACACCTCCCATGAGAAAG GCCGCTCTCCGCCAGATCACAGACAAGGCGCGGGAGTTCGGGGCAGGGCCTTTGTTCAACCAGATCCTGCCCCTGCTCATGTCCCCTACACTGGAGGACCAGGAGCGCCACCTGCTGGTCAAAGTCATCGACCGGATCCTCTACAAGCTTGACGACCTGGTCCGCCCCTACGTCCACAAG ATCCTGGTGGTTATTGAGCCCCTGCTTATTGATGAAGACTACTATGCCagagtggagggcagagagattATCTCTAATCTGGCCAAG gcTGCTGGCCTGGCCACCATGATCTCCACCATGAGGCCCGACATCGACAACATGGACGAGTACGTGAGAAACACGACAGCGCGAGCGTTCGCCGTGGTGGCGTCTGCGCTGGGCATCCCGTCCCTGCTGCCCTTCCTCAAAGCCGTGTGCAAGAGCAAGAAGTCGTGGCAGGCTCGCCACACGGGCATCAAGATCGTCCAGCAGATCGCCATTCTCATGGGCTGCGCCATCCTGCCCCACCTGCGGAGTCTGGTGGAGATCATCGAGCACG GTCTGGTTGATGAGCAGCAGAAGGTAAGGACCATCAGTGCCCTGGCCATCGCTGCCCTGGCCGAAGCGGCCACGCCCTACGGCATCGAGTCCTTTGACTCAGTCCTGAAGCCCCTCTGGAAGGGTATCAGACAGCACAGAGGAAAG ggTCTGGCTGCGTTCCTCAAAGCCATTGGCTACCTTATTCCCCTGATGGATGCCGAGTACGCCAACTACTACACCAGAGAGGTGATGCTCATCCTTATCAGAGAGTTCCAGTCCCCCGACGAGGAGATGAAGAAGATTGTGCTCAAG gTGGTGAAGCAGTGCTGTGGAACTGATGGTGTGGAGGCCAACTACATCAAGACCGagatcctccctcctttcttcaaGCACTTCTGGCAGCACAGGATGGCCCTCGACAGACGCAACTacagacag CTGGTAGACACCACGGTGGAGCTGGCCAACAAGGTGGGAGCCGCTGAGATCATCTCTCGCATCGTGGACGACCTGAAGGACGAGGCGGAGCAGTACAGGAAGATGGTGATGGAGACCATTGAGAAGATCATGGGCAACCTGGGGGCCGCAGACATCGACCacaagctggaggagcagctcaTTGATGGCATCCTGTACGCCTTCCAGGAGCAGACCACTGAG gACTCTGTGATGTTGAACGGTTTTGGCACGGTGGTGAacgctctggggaagagggtGAAGCCCTACCTGCCTCAGATCTGCGGTACTGTTCTCTGGCGTCTCAACAACAAGTCCGCCAAGGTCCGCCAGCAGGCTGCCGACCTCATCTCTCGTACCGCCGTGGTCATGAAGACCTGCCAGGAG GAGAAGCTGATGGGTCATCTTGGTGTGGTGCTGTATGAGTACCTGGGAGAGGAGTACCCCGAGGTGCTGGGCAGCATCCTGGGAGCCCTCAAGGCCATCGTCAACGTCATCGGCATGCACAAGATGACTCCCCCGATTAAAGACTTGCTTCCCCGCCTCACGCCAATCCTGAAGAACAGACACGAGAAGGTGCAGGAGAACTGCATCGACCTGGTGGGCAGGATCGCCGACAG GGGTGCCGAGTACGTGTCTGCGAGGGAGTGGATGAGGATCTGCTTtgagctgctggagctgctcaAGGCCCACAAGAAGGCCATCCGGCGAGCTACCGTCAACACCTTTGGATACATCGCCAAGGCCATTGG CCCTCACGACGTGCTGGCCACCCTGCTGAACAACCTGAAGGTGCAGGAGCGCCAGAACCGCGTGTGCACCACCGTGGCCATCGCCATCGTGGCCGAGACCTGCTCCCCCTTCACCGTGCTGCCAGCCCTCATGAACGAGTACCGCGTGCCCGAGCTCAACGTGCAGAACGGCGTGCTCAAGTCCCTGTCCTTCCTGTTTGAGTACATCGGGGAGATGGGGAAGGACTACATCTACGCTGTGACGCCTCTCCTGGAGGACGCGCTCATGGACAG AGACCTGGTCCACAGGCAGACAGCTAGTGCAGTGGTTCAGCACATGTCCCTGGGGGTCTATGGCTTTGGCTGTGAGGACTCCCTTAACCACCTTCTCAACTACGTGTGGCCCAATGTGTTTGAGACTTCGCCCCACGTCATCCAGGCAGTCATGGGGGCCCTGGAAGGCCTCCGTGTTGCCATCGGCCCCTGCCGCATGCTGCAGTACTGCCTGCAG GGTCTGTTCCACCCTGCCAGGAAGGTGAGGGATGTCTACTGGAAGATCTACAATTCCATCTACATTGGATCGCAGGATGCTCTTATTGCTCACTATCCACACGTCCACAATGATGAGAAAAATGGCTACATCCGCTCTGAGTTGGAGTACGTCTTGTGA